In Periplaneta americana isolate PAMFEO1 chromosome 8, P.americana_PAMFEO1_priV1, whole genome shotgun sequence, the sequence CCGCTTTGCGCCGCATCTAGCAAAATGTATGGGAATGGGTAGAAACAGTTCACGAATTGCTAGCAGAAGAATTGCAAACAACAGCAAAGAAAGTGTAGCTTACAGTGGAATGAtgagtgatgatgaagacgaCGCTGATTGGACTGCATCTTCGGACCGCCGTCGCAAGAAGAGAGATAGGAATGGAACACGACGTTCAAAAAATCAGAAAACTGTACGGAATGGAGATGTAACTGTAGAAAGTAATGTTAGCAATGAAGTCAGCTCATCAaatataaattcttcaaatatgaATTATGATGGAATGACATACGATGAAAAGAAAAATCTTCTAATGCAGATTTGTGGTGTCATCTCGGAACATACAAGACGACTATGTACGCGTTCTATGAGATGTCCACAGCATTCAGACGAGCAGAGACGTGCTGTTAGGGCTTCCTTACTTGGCAGCCAGACTCCTGAAGTTGGTTCAGCGACCGACATGATACAAGTCGATGTAGACACGTATGATGAAGGGGATGGCCAGAGTATGCGAGAGTCACTAGGTCGTAGTTGGGAACAGGAACATTCAAACACTTCGTCTCCCGCCGATTCTGCTTCCACAAGCTCCTCATCCTCGAAAAAGAGGGAAAAGTTGCCAAAATCAAAAAGCAAAAGTTCCAAGAGCCATAAAAGTTCACCAAGCTTTCCAAATAATAACCATCACTCACAGGGAGATTAATGATAGAACGTCTTAGGTCTGTGATGAACGCAGAGGACATTAATTGCTTCCTAAGTTAGTCATTATTTTTAAGATATCGAACGATGCGAAATTGATTACAAACCAGTCATAATGAGATTAGttgaaaaagaattgtatttttttttttttttcagattgtgGTTTAAGAGAGCTAAATAAACAGGATTTTCGATGGATTCTCTTTCTTGCTGGGGATATGATAAAGGCctatctatataaaataaattctgctTTTCGTGGGTGAGAAATAGACTgtaattaacatttatttatagATTATCAGGTACTATTGTGTAAGtaagatattttgaaagaaaggaATCTTGTTTTCCTTGACATATTATAAACATAGTATTGTGATGTTTCTATTTGCTCAATGGGTTCATGTAACCTGTCCTAATATTGGTTCATGCCCCATCATTTATTAAATTGGAAGTTACTTTGAGTCCTTGCTTTTGTCATAATTGTAATATTACATACGCTATgtaaagaatttatattttaatgccatataCATGGGACAGAAAAATTTAGTAATATTCTCTGCAATGCAAAATGTAtgtcaaatatttaaaacttGAAAGGTCATATTTATAGACAAGGATGATAAATATCTGAATGTGTGTAGTGGGCACTGAGATACttaaaataactgaaaagttAATGCAAGGTATGAGAACATAAGCTGTTCTTTTAATGAGTAATGTATTAGAATGAGTGAGAGCTAGGATATGTGTTTTTGTGAGCACAATGCAAGTTTTTGGTGATGATTTGAGGACAGATTCAGTTGTAGATGGTGAAGGAGATTGATTTAGAATGCAGTTCCTGACCTGtctagaaaaataaaattgtatacttAGATGCAAACACTCTATGCATATTT encodes:
- the Sgf11 gene encoding ataxin-7-like protein 3; this translates as MTSTEEKEIELIRQFKLYMSNPENVVIAANSVFEKLVDEIILGIVFDVHHAAKTGLFDLDDGNPDEKTNSQIADGSDVDIFGQQPIKKAQECICYCPTCKHSLAASRFAPHLAKCMGMGRNSSRIASRRIANNSKESVAYSGMMSDDEDDADWTASSDRRRKKRDRNGTRRSKNQKTVRNGDVTVESNVSNEVSSSNINSSNMNYDGMTYDEKKNLLMQICGVISEHTRRLCTRSMRCPQHSDEQRRAVRASLLGSQTPEVGSATDMIQVDVDTYDEGDGQSMRESLGRSWEQEHSNTSSPADSASTSSSSSKKREKLPKSKSKSSKSHKSSPSFPNNNHHSQGD